A genomic segment from Sorangium aterium encodes:
- a CDS encoding AbrB/MazE/SpoVT family DNA-binding domain-containing protein produces MKTRLVRIGNSKGVRLPKPLIEQAGLTEEVELQVRGNTIIIAARKSPRSGWAEAARQSHAEDGDRMLDAPTPTRFDEAEWQW; encoded by the coding sequence ATGAAAACCCGCCTAGTCCGCATCGGCAACTCCAAGGGAGTCCGGCTCCCGAAGCCTCTCATCGAGCAAGCAGGCTTGACCGAGGAGGTCGAGCTCCAGGTGCGTGGCAATACCATCATCATCGCCGCACGAAAGTCGCCTCGAAGCGGCTGGGCGGAAGCCGCTCGGCAGTCGCACGCCGAGGACGGCGACCGGATGCTCGACGCTCCCACGCCGACACGCTTCGACGAGGCCGAATGGCAGTGGTAG
- a CDS encoding LLM class flavin-dependent oxidoreductase → MKPIAGAAGDVGHLELGMFGPNGTGHSMSKVPERWYPTWENNRDLALAAEAAGLDFHIPFARWKGHGGESNPQGAMLDPIVWAAGILAITKRIKVFTTVHTPFVHPIVMAKHLATMDHIGPGRVGVNIVSGWDREEFEMFGIPLREHDERYEYTKDWLDVMRTLWTADAPGHHRGRFFDLPGLIGEPKPRGKITLMNAGTSSAGRAFAVEHCDLLFNILVSPEACREEVATVKEAARRVGRSIDVYTTACIVCRPTRKEAEDYHDYYSREMADWPATDHLMQQLGMDCQSFSPEFYATFRNRFAAAHGHCSIVGDPGHVAEEIRRIRDTGVRGLTLGFIDFASEFSYFKDEVMPRLVDLRVRRPPG, encoded by the coding sequence ATGAAACCGATCGCAGGAGCAGCGGGGGACGTCGGACATCTGGAGCTAGGGATGTTCGGCCCGAACGGTACGGGTCACTCGATGTCGAAGGTCCCCGAGCGATGGTATCCCACCTGGGAGAACAACCGCGACCTGGCGCTCGCAGCCGAAGCGGCGGGCCTGGATTTCCACATCCCGTTCGCGCGCTGGAAAGGCCACGGCGGTGAATCCAACCCCCAGGGCGCCATGCTCGATCCCATCGTCTGGGCGGCGGGCATCCTCGCGATCACGAAGCGGATCAAGGTCTTCACCACGGTGCACACGCCCTTCGTCCACCCCATCGTCATGGCGAAGCACCTGGCCACGATGGATCATATCGGCCCGGGGCGCGTCGGCGTGAACATCGTCAGCGGCTGGGACAGGGAAGAGTTCGAGATGTTCGGCATCCCCCTGCGCGAGCACGATGAGCGCTACGAGTACACGAAGGACTGGCTCGACGTGATGCGCACGCTCTGGACGGCGGACGCGCCCGGCCATCATCGGGGCAGATTCTTCGACCTGCCCGGGCTCATCGGCGAGCCGAAGCCGCGGGGCAAGATCACCCTCATGAACGCGGGCACGTCCAGCGCCGGCCGGGCCTTCGCGGTCGAACACTGCGATCTGCTGTTCAATATCCTCGTCTCTCCCGAGGCGTGCCGGGAGGAGGTCGCGACGGTCAAGGAGGCGGCGCGCCGCGTGGGTCGCTCCATCGACGTCTACACGACGGCCTGCATCGTCTGTCGTCCCACCCGGAAAGAGGCCGAGGACTACCACGATTATTACTCCCGCGAGATGGCCGACTGGCCCGCGACCGACCACCTCATGCAGCAGCTCGGGATGGACTGTCAGTCCTTCTCCCCGGAATTCTACGCCACGTTCCGGAACCGGTTCGCCGCGGCGCACGGGCACTGCTCGATCGTCGGCGATCCGGGCCATGTGGCCGAGGAGATCCGGCGCATCCGTGACACGGGCGTCCGGGGCCTCACCCTCGGATTCATCGACTTCGCCAGCGAGTTCTCGTACTTCAAAGATGAAGTGATGCCGCGCCTCGTCGACCTGCGCGTCCGCCGGCCGCCCGGCTGA
- a CDS encoding type II toxin-antitoxin system PemK/MazF family toxin yields MAVVGVKPVRRGDVFLIDLDPTRGSEIQKTRPCVVVSPDELNAHLRTVIVAPLTTGGQPYPFRVACRFSNKSGHVVIDQLRTVDRERLVRHLGRISPATFTRILAVLQEMFSP; encoded by the coding sequence ATGGCAGTGGTAGGCGTGAAACCGGTCCGTCGCGGGGATGTCTTCCTCATCGATCTGGACCCGACCCGCGGAAGCGAGATCCAGAAGACGCGCCCCTGCGTGGTGGTCTCGCCGGACGAGCTCAACGCGCATCTGCGCACGGTCATCGTGGCGCCGCTCACGACGGGAGGGCAGCCTTACCCGTTTCGCGTCGCGTGCCGCTTCTCGAACAAGAGCGGGCACGTCGTCATCGATCAGCTTCGCACCGTCGACCGGGAGCGTCTCGTCCGCCATCTTGGTCGCATATCGCCGGCGACCTTCACGCGCATCCTGGCCGTCCTTCAGGAAATGTTCTCTCCCTGA
- a CDS encoding sensor histidine kinase, producing the protein MQREALRPELQRPLDLDAQNRPPDTHALAARARCRPPCASSAERAPALSRCHRAPNTDREIQESGKRPGGRIRSLGDAHWHEPRRAAQASSRQGRGGSMRTIKHIIAAHAPEIVKAWASEANRSAAARGLASPELTNMMPKYVRSLARGWDGEEVHRERNELIESHMSSRLRAGFSLEEALEEFAILGRAIVRTWAIAGPEEQPSLEEIDRLFAEIHARSVFIAQAFRQHLLEDEQTEKRYLRLLHDPFLQPFGGEAPLSPGRLKKVLEVVMESMDADTAALLLHDIRTGKLEMVASVGLADEPLVEYVRAVDASSFAGSVALQDYAMSMRDVETTLLDVPDRLRHSGIHSLLGIRLPPQRSLMGVLYVGLRGKRTFTARETRRIAAVGERLALHVDNARLYTELLEQLDALRVARELRSQFVSVLAHDLRGPLSAARLAATMLAAQPDASGPVVAKRVEVVVRNLDRADRMVTDLLDADRIHAGRRLSVTLEECNLSEIGRELVDELAADHPGRIVLHADEGVRGIWGASELRRALWNLISNALKYGAKDAPIAVAITKLRDGVEVSVHNEGAPIPPEAQATLFDPFTRAAGEHRAPGWGLGLMLVRACAEAHGGSVHVDSAPGRGTTFTMRLPADARPAQGWT; encoded by the coding sequence GTGCAGCGTGAGGCCCTGCGCCCTGAGCTCCAACGTCCGCTCGACCTCGACGCGCAGAACCGGCCGCCCGATACGCATGCCCTGGCGGCGCGCGCTCGATGCCGGCCTCCCTGCGCCAGCTCAGCCGAACGCGCTCCTGCTTTATCCCGTTGCCATCGAGCCCCCAACACTGACCGTGAGATCCAGGAATCCGGCAAGCGCCCGGGTGGTAGGATCCGGAGCCTCGGTGACGCGCACTGGCACGAGCCCCGTCGCGCCGCTCAAGCATCATCTCGACAAGGACGTGGGGGGTCGATGCGGACGATCAAGCATATCATCGCGGCGCACGCACCAGAGATCGTCAAAGCGTGGGCCAGCGAAGCGAACAGGTCAGCGGCGGCGCGGGGGCTGGCGAGCCCCGAGCTGACGAACATGATGCCCAAGTACGTGCGGTCGCTCGCGCGTGGATGGGATGGGGAGGAAGTGCACCGCGAGCGAAACGAGCTCATCGAGAGCCATATGTCCTCACGCTTGCGTGCCGGCTTCAGCCTCGAGGAGGCGCTGGAAGAGTTCGCCATCCTCGGGCGTGCGATCGTGCGCACCTGGGCCATCGCAGGCCCCGAAGAGCAGCCGAGCCTGGAGGAGATCGATCGCCTCTTCGCCGAGATCCACGCCCGTTCCGTGTTCATAGCGCAAGCGTTCCGGCAACACCTCCTGGAGGACGAGCAAACCGAGAAGCGCTACCTGCGGCTGCTCCATGACCCGTTCTTGCAGCCTTTCGGCGGAGAGGCGCCCCTGTCGCCGGGGCGTTTGAAGAAGGTCCTCGAGGTCGTCATGGAGTCGATGGACGCCGATACGGCTGCGCTGCTGTTGCACGACATCAGGACCGGGAAGCTGGAGATGGTCGCTTCGGTGGGCCTGGCCGATGAGCCGCTCGTCGAGTACGTGCGAGCCGTCGACGCATCGTCCTTCGCAGGCTCCGTCGCCTTGCAGGACTATGCGATGTCGATGCGCGACGTGGAGACCACGCTGCTCGACGTGCCGGATAGACTCCGGCACAGCGGCATCCATTCGCTGCTCGGCATCCGTCTTCCGCCGCAGCGTTCTCTCATGGGTGTCCTGTACGTCGGCCTCCGTGGAAAGCGGACGTTCACCGCCCGTGAGACGCGGCGCATCGCGGCGGTCGGCGAGCGGCTCGCGCTCCACGTCGATAACGCCAGACTCTACACGGAGCTGCTCGAACAGCTCGATGCCCTCCGCGTCGCGCGCGAGCTACGAAGCCAGTTCGTCTCGGTCCTGGCGCACGATCTCCGCGGTCCGCTGTCGGCAGCGAGGCTGGCTGCGACGATGCTCGCCGCGCAGCCGGACGCGAGCGGGCCGGTCGTCGCGAAGCGGGTCGAGGTCGTCGTCCGCAACCTGGATCGGGCGGACCGCATGGTGACCGATCTGCTCGACGCCGATCGGATTCACGCCGGCCGGCGTCTCTCGGTCACGCTCGAGGAGTGCAACCTGAGCGAGATCGGCCGCGAGCTCGTCGACGAGCTCGCGGCCGATCACCCTGGCCGCATCGTGCTGCATGCAGACGAGGGCGTCCGAGGGATCTGGGGTGCCTCAGAGCTGCGGCGCGCGCTCTGGAACCTGATCTCGAACGCGCTGAAGTACGGCGCGAAGGACGCGCCGATCGCCGTCGCCATCACGAAGCTGCGGGACGGCGTCGAGGTGAGCGTGCACAACGAGGGCGCGCCGATCCCGCCGGAGGCGCAAGCGACGCTGTTCGATCCGTTCACGCGCGCCGCAGGCGAGCACCGCGCGCCCGGATGGGGCCTCGGTCTGATGCTGGTACGCGCCTGCGCCGAAGCCCACGGCGGGAGCGTCCATGTGGACAGCGCCCCCGGTCGCGGTACGACGTTCACGATGCGGCTGCCGGCGGACGCGCGGCCGGCCCAGGGCTGGACGTGA
- a CDS encoding FtsX-like permease family protein: MLLLLRALFQPLVRILALRNLRADRFGAMAAVLGVALGTATVNVVLILDVGTRAVEARSAVTNPDLPVFTDQTITLRGFRPDGQPIDAEDAQEETHEDYEIMRSAIRLGSLAAFLVGALIVFFTFNVAVERRRREIALLRSAGALPPQVAAVFVLEALLLGVGGAALGLLGSIPLAYLAAKAGITTTGRARIPLDAIVLPWGAMLLVSGTGALTALLGVLRPVRDALRLDIARALRPRFVEGGAEQRRRMRGVTLLALPFMVLVYGLLRPFFRESVPLFAFFVLEAGLACAAFLAAIVFVPDLVARLGALAVRLAPRRWAAERLLLRRRVEHSGHELAWSVGGVMMVFALLLALHIATSALKQEVSAWAGRALAPYAFLYPDEPLGHAERLLPRLPKRLVAARFSSRTPWPNVAYAVPADELLALAEATGRAEPIALARRFGPGKALVSTMMARRFGVGPGDLLEVGGRAGARRLEVVGITDELGYVHAAGAYRNLRTYAVIDASDFPVISPYATAIGHTVAIADPVTGAAAARGGPATPPWAELLADVPRARDVRMQTGAEIEAVRRKATGRDFVIFDMILGFTTVLAAIGVANQMVLALHARRRELALHRVLGMTAGQVRRMVLMEGALVGALGGALAVLLGIPLGSAALGALRTVSSFEVELSIPPEYGLFTALGATAVALFASLYPARSAGRSNAAESVHYE, from the coding sequence ATGCTGCTCCTCCTCCGCGCCCTCTTCCAGCCGCTCGTCCGGATCCTCGCCCTGCGCAACCTGCGCGCCGACCGCTTCGGCGCCATGGCCGCCGTGCTCGGCGTCGCCCTCGGCACGGCCACCGTCAACGTCGTCCTCATCCTCGACGTCGGGACGCGCGCCGTCGAGGCGAGGAGCGCCGTCACCAACCCCGACCTCCCCGTCTTCACCGATCAGACCATCACCCTGCGCGGCTTTCGCCCGGACGGGCAGCCCATCGACGCCGAGGACGCCCAGGAAGAGACCCACGAGGACTACGAGATCATGCGGTCCGCGATCCGCCTCGGCTCGCTCGCCGCGTTCCTCGTCGGCGCCCTCATCGTCTTCTTCACCTTCAACGTCGCCGTCGAGCGCCGCCGCCGCGAGATCGCCCTGCTGCGCAGCGCAGGCGCGCTGCCGCCGCAGGTCGCGGCGGTCTTCGTCCTCGAGGCGCTGCTGCTCGGCGTGGGCGGCGCGGCGCTCGGCCTGCTCGGATCGATCCCGCTCGCGTACCTCGCCGCGAAGGCGGGCATCACGACGACGGGCCGCGCGCGCATCCCGCTCGACGCCATCGTCCTGCCCTGGGGCGCGATGCTGCTCGTCTCCGGCACCGGCGCCCTGACCGCGCTGCTCGGCGTGCTGCGCCCGGTGCGCGACGCGCTCCGCCTCGACATCGCGCGCGCCCTGCGCCCGCGCTTCGTCGAGGGCGGGGCCGAGCAGCGGCGGCGCATGCGCGGCGTCACGCTGCTCGCGCTGCCCTTCATGGTGCTCGTCTACGGCCTGCTGCGCCCGTTCTTCCGGGAGTCCGTCCCGCTGTTCGCCTTCTTCGTGCTCGAGGCGGGCCTCGCGTGCGCGGCGTTCCTGGCCGCCATCGTCTTCGTCCCGGACCTCGTCGCGCGCCTCGGCGCCCTCGCCGTGCGCCTCGCGCCGCGCCGCTGGGCCGCCGAGCGGCTGCTCTTGCGGCGCCGGGTCGAGCACAGCGGCCACGAGCTCGCCTGGAGCGTCGGCGGCGTGATGATGGTGTTCGCCCTCCTGCTCGCGCTGCACATCGCCACGTCGGCGCTCAAGCAGGAGGTCTCGGCCTGGGCCGGCCGCGCCCTCGCGCCCTACGCGTTCCTCTACCCGGACGAGCCGCTCGGCCACGCCGAGCGCCTGCTCCCACGCCTGCCGAAGCGCCTCGTCGCGGCGCGCTTCTCGAGCCGCACCCCGTGGCCCAACGTCGCCTACGCCGTCCCCGCCGACGAGCTCCTCGCGCTCGCCGAGGCCACGGGCCGCGCCGAGCCGATCGCGCTCGCCCGCCGCTTCGGCCCGGGCAAGGCGCTCGTCTCCACGATGATGGCCCGCCGCTTCGGCGTCGGCCCCGGCGACCTGCTCGAGGTGGGCGGCCGCGCCGGCGCGCGCCGCCTCGAGGTCGTCGGCATCACGGACGAGCTCGGCTACGTCCACGCGGCCGGCGCGTACCGCAACCTGCGCACGTACGCGGTCATCGACGCGTCCGACTTCCCGGTCATCTCCCCGTACGCGACCGCGATCGGCCACACGGTGGCGATCGCCGATCCGGTGACGGGCGCCGCGGCGGCGCGGGGCGGCCCTGCGACGCCGCCCTGGGCCGAGCTCCTCGCCGACGTGCCGCGCGCGCGCGACGTCCGGATGCAGACGGGGGCCGAGATCGAGGCCGTACGCCGGAAGGCGACGGGCCGCGACTTCGTGATCTTCGACATGATCCTCGGCTTCACGACCGTGCTCGCGGCGATCGGCGTGGCGAACCAGATGGTCCTGGCGCTGCACGCGCGGCGCCGGGAGCTCGCGCTGCACCGCGTGCTCGGCATGACGGCGGGGCAGGTCCGCCGGATGGTCCTGATGGAGGGCGCGCTGGTGGGCGCGCTCGGCGGCGCGCTGGCCGTGCTGCTCGGGATCCCGCTGGGCTCCGCGGCGCTCGGCGCGCTGCGCACGGTGTCGAGCTTCGAGGTCGAGCTCAGCATCCCGCCGGAGTACGGCCTGTTCACGGCGCTCGGCGCGACGGCGGTGGCGCTCTTCGCGTCGCTCTATCCCGCGCGGAGCGCGGGGCGGAGCAACGCGGCAGAGTCGGTCCACTACGAGTGA
- a CDS encoding helix-turn-helix domain-containing protein, which produces MMTEPWAAVDDVAKHLRVAKDPVYRWIESRNLPAHKIDRLWKFKLSEGDALVRAGRADDHDGGVYEKGGR; this is translated from the coding sequence ATGATGACGGAGCCATGGGCCGCGGTCGACGATGTCGCCAAGCACCTCAGGGTTGCGAAGGACCCCGTGTACCGTTGGATCGAGTCGCGGAACCTCCCGGCCCACAAGATCGATCGTCTCTGGAAGTTCAAGCTCTCTGAAGGTGACGCGTTGGTCCGAGCCGGACGGGCCGACGATCACGACGGTGGCGTTTATGAGAAGGGCGGGCGCTGA
- a CDS encoding Uma2 family endonuclease, whose protein sequence is MGQPAEKQRRATYADLGAVPPNKVAELIRGTLHVFPRPAPRHASAESALQGELFGPFQRGRGGPGGWRILVEPELHFPDPDAPGEVDVLVPDLAGWRAERMPELPKTAYFALAPDWICEVLSASTEKVDRDEKMPIYAREGVRYAWLVDPIARTLEAHVLDADRRWGPAAVHRDAARVRVAPFEAIELDLSVLWAE, encoded by the coding sequence ATGGGCCAGCCCGCCGAGAAGCAGCGCCGCGCCACGTACGCCGATCTCGGCGCCGTCCCGCCGAACAAGGTGGCGGAGCTCATCCGCGGCACCCTGCACGTGTTCCCCCGGCCGGCACCGCGACACGCGAGCGCCGAGAGCGCGCTGCAGGGGGAGCTCTTCGGTCCCTTCCAGCGGGGGCGGGGTGGCCCAGGAGGCTGGCGCATCCTTGTCGAACCCGAGCTCCACTTCCCCGATCCGGACGCGCCGGGGGAGGTCGACGTGCTCGTGCCCGACCTCGCCGGCTGGCGCGCCGAGCGCATGCCCGAGCTGCCCAAGACGGCTTATTTCGCGCTCGCTCCCGACTGGATCTGCGAGGTGCTGAGCGCATCCACGGAGAAGGTCGACCGTGACGAGAAGATGCCTATCTACGCGCGCGAGGGCGTGCGGTATGCGTGGCTGGTCGACCCGATCGCGCGGACCCTCGAGGCCCACGTGCTCGACGCGGATCGTCGCTGGGGACCCGCGGCCGTCCACCGCGACGCCGCGCGTGTTCGCGTCGCGCCGTTCGAGGCCATCGAGCTCGACCTGTCCGTGCTCTGGGCGGAGTAG
- a CDS encoding metallophosphoesterase gives MDKLVLVHLSDIHFTGASGTSVHDLDSEVRNELLRDAARVTKGLGGATGVLVTGDIAYSGQRTEYDRAATWLLEFCRAIECPDESVWVVPGNHDVDRKIANSKVTKTLHESIRAKQGPTLDKELREILTDENSAKALLAPLAEYNAFAARFQCSVSAAKPYWERDLVLPCGTIIRLRGLCSAFVSNEHDAKNNIVLGQAQVNVHRVDGVEYLTLCHHPPDWLQDQDTVVSHLESKVRMQLFGHKHSQRVQEINKTLRVTAGAMHPERNESGWEPMYNVIEISRLDDQRLGVRLFQRRWHKDNHHFLADQDRNTNQPHHDYVWQDCPRPARKEPLAIEAPRVTAADSAMSAAVAAKTTAKDTDAMPPPNHERRLTFRFLTLPFRHQIAIANSLNVLTDEDRALSDEALFRELFKRAAANGLLARLWEETEERHADPAPFNPFETSK, from the coding sequence ATGGACAAACTCGTCCTCGTACATCTCTCGGACATTCACTTTACCGGCGCGTCGGGCACCTCCGTTCACGACCTCGACTCCGAGGTGCGGAACGAGCTTCTCCGCGATGCCGCCAGAGTCACGAAGGGACTCGGCGGCGCGACGGGTGTCCTAGTGACGGGCGACATCGCGTACTCTGGCCAGCGCACCGAATACGATCGGGCCGCGACTTGGCTCCTAGAGTTCTGCCGCGCCATCGAGTGTCCCGACGAGAGCGTGTGGGTCGTGCCCGGAAACCACGATGTCGACCGCAAGATCGCGAACAGCAAGGTCACCAAGACACTGCACGAGAGCATCCGCGCCAAGCAGGGCCCCACGCTTGACAAAGAACTCCGAGAGATCCTCACCGATGAGAACTCGGCGAAGGCGCTTCTTGCGCCACTCGCGGAGTACAATGCCTTCGCGGCGCGCTTCCAGTGCTCGGTCTCCGCGGCAAAGCCCTACTGGGAGCGAGACCTCGTGCTGCCGTGCGGGACCATCATCCGACTGCGAGGCCTTTGCAGCGCCTTCGTCTCGAACGAGCACGACGCAAAGAATAACATCGTCCTCGGCCAAGCGCAGGTGAACGTTCACCGCGTCGACGGGGTCGAGTACCTCACGCTTTGCCATCACCCGCCTGACTGGCTTCAGGACCAGGACACGGTGGTCAGCCACCTCGAGTCGAAGGTCCGAATGCAGCTCTTTGGACACAAGCACTCACAGCGCGTGCAGGAGATCAACAAGACGCTCCGGGTCACCGCCGGGGCCATGCATCCAGAGCGGAACGAGAGCGGCTGGGAGCCGATGTACAACGTCATCGAGATCTCGCGGCTCGACGACCAACGGCTCGGTGTCCGTCTGTTTCAGCGGCGATGGCACAAGGACAACCATCACTTCCTGGCCGATCAGGACAGGAACACCAACCAACCCCATCACGACTACGTCTGGCAGGACTGTCCGCGACCGGCACGCAAGGAGCCACTCGCCATCGAGGCTCCGAGGGTGACAGCAGCCGATAGCGCGATGTCGGCAGCCGTCGCCGCGAAGACGACGGCGAAGGACACCGATGCCATGCCGCCACCGAACCACGAGCGCAGGCTCACGTTCCGATTCCTCACGTTGCCGTTCCGCCACCAGATCGCCATCGCGAACAGCCTCAACGTCCTGACCGACGAGGACCGCGCGCTGAGCGACGAAGCGCTCTTCCGCGAACTCTTTAAGCGCGCAGCAGCGAACGGGCTGCTCGCGAGGCTGTGGGAAGAGACTGAGGAGCGTCACGCCGATCCGGCGCCCTTCAACCCTTTTGAGACCTCGAAGTAG
- a CDS encoding peptidoglycan-binding domain-containing protein, whose translation MGDNGNTGLGAPELASNEVLRAVAAGAATLAQGAHGDGVRALQEALGAIALGDPMKADGSFGPKTHAAIVALQAAQGLPQTGIVDAATIAALDRRMAARRTVALDEAMARAAGLSPEEAAALGRKPSAVQASAAASRHDQGYFTDASRLPRVVPGAEPDPDTPPPAVDSVEDRPATAAAGTLAADRSARLDEVRRALRGDVRALAALDRLLAAGRLHAGALLPNLATMAGVPRDGRLVLEGGIDPHLVLAQAIRHVDNPLRVKQGARHGTCGAGTMEYVLLRADPAEFTRLLDGITREAGEVTLRSGRVLRMPRNAISRDASGRIDIDRMFQSALMNHATLMSWIFDYDNPEDNDSFWAALGGDSRVPLGNFTSLFQDIMGGSYTSVSALLRSGASVADDVAGALGRGEKVPVLLKWEGGYHWVAGEKIERGADGTPASVILRNPAGSDSCQGVPPRAPLPEGCGRFRMKYADFAAHIHGATIRG comes from the coding sequence ATGGGGGATAACGGGAACACAGGGCTCGGCGCCCCGGAGCTCGCGTCGAACGAGGTGCTGAGAGCGGTCGCGGCGGGCGCGGCGACGCTCGCGCAGGGGGCGCACGGCGACGGCGTGCGCGCCCTGCAAGAGGCGCTCGGCGCGATCGCGCTCGGCGACCCGATGAAGGCCGACGGCTCGTTCGGGCCGAAGACGCACGCCGCCATCGTCGCGCTGCAAGCCGCGCAGGGTTTGCCGCAGACGGGCATCGTGGACGCCGCGACGATCGCCGCCCTCGACAGGCGCATGGCGGCGCGGCGTACGGTGGCGCTCGACGAGGCCATGGCCAGGGCTGCGGGGCTCAGCCCGGAGGAGGCGGCGGCGCTCGGCCGCAAGCCGTCCGCGGTCCAGGCGTCCGCCGCGGCCTCGCGCCACGATCAGGGCTATTTCACGGACGCGAGCAGGCTCCCGCGGGTCGTGCCGGGGGCCGAGCCGGACCCGGACACGCCGCCGCCCGCCGTGGACTCCGTCGAGGACAGGCCCGCGACTGCCGCCGCGGGCACGCTCGCCGCCGATCGGAGCGCGCGCCTCGACGAGGTCCGGCGCGCGCTCCGGGGCGACGTGCGCGCGCTGGCCGCGCTCGACAGGCTGCTCGCCGCGGGCCGGCTGCACGCGGGGGCGCTCCTGCCGAACCTAGCGACCATGGCGGGCGTCCCCCGCGATGGCAGGCTCGTGCTCGAGGGCGGCATCGATCCGCACCTCGTGCTCGCGCAGGCGATCCGGCACGTGGACAACCCGCTGCGCGTCAAGCAGGGGGCGCGGCACGGCACCTGCGGCGCGGGGACGATGGAGTACGTCCTGCTGCGCGCCGATCCGGCCGAGTTCACGCGGCTCCTCGACGGGATCACGCGGGAGGCAGGCGAGGTGACGCTCCGCTCCGGCCGCGTGCTCAGGATGCCGCGCAACGCGATCTCGCGCGACGCCTCGGGCCGCATCGACATCGACCGGATGTTCCAGTCGGCGCTGATGAACCACGCGACCCTGATGAGCTGGATCTTCGATTACGACAACCCCGAGGACAACGACTCGTTCTGGGCTGCTCTGGGGGGCGACTCGCGCGTGCCGCTCGGCAATTTCACGAGCCTGTTCCAGGACATCATGGGCGGCAGTTATACGAGCGTCTCGGCGCTGCTGCGCAGCGGGGCGTCCGTCGCTGACGATGTCGCTGGGGCTTTGGGGCGCGGGGAGAAGGTGCCGGTTCTCCTGAAGTGGGAGGGGGGCTATCACTGGGTCGCGGGCGAGAAGATCGAGAGGGGGGCGGACGGCACGCCTGCGTCGGTGATCCTGCGCAATCCTGCGGGGTCGGACAGCTGCCAGGGCGTTCCGCCGCGCGCGCCGCTGCCGGAGGGGTGCGGGCGGTTTCGGATGAAGTACGCCGATTTTGCGGCGCATATCCATGGCGCGACGATCAGGGGGTGA
- a CDS encoding ABC transporter ATP-binding protein: protein MSTPSTPASDEAVLRVRNLHKSHALGATPIEVLRGVDLDIHAGEMCAIMGPSGVGKSTLLSCVAGLESPDRGEIRVLGEDMAALDEHGRTLLRRRRVGIVYQFFNLVPTLTGYENIVLPYLIDGAAPDHDAASRMLDRVGMRARAEHLPSQMSGGEMQLISIARALVRRPALVLADEPTGNVNVATGRRIMALLADALRDAGSAMLLVTHNAEDAARAHRVVFMRDGLLLHDAALAGPAVTSAAVHDRLKELGI, encoded by the coding sequence ATGAGCACCCCCTCGACCCCTGCCTCCGACGAGGCCGTCCTCCGCGTCCGCAACCTCCACAAGTCCCACGCGCTCGGCGCGACCCCCATCGAGGTGCTCCGCGGCGTCGACCTCGACATCCACGCCGGCGAGATGTGCGCGATCATGGGCCCCTCCGGCGTCGGCAAGAGCACGCTGCTCTCGTGCGTCGCGGGCCTCGAGTCGCCCGATCGCGGCGAGATCCGCGTGCTCGGCGAGGACATGGCCGCCCTCGACGAGCACGGGCGGACGCTCCTGCGTCGCCGCCGCGTCGGGATCGTCTACCAGTTCTTCAACCTCGTCCCGACCCTCACCGGCTACGAGAACATCGTCCTCCCCTACCTCATCGACGGCGCCGCGCCCGACCACGACGCCGCGTCGCGCATGCTCGATCGCGTCGGTATGCGCGCCCGCGCCGAGCACCTGCCCTCGCAGATGTCCGGCGGCGAGATGCAGCTCATCTCCATCGCCCGCGCCCTCGTCCGCCGCCCCGCGCTCGTGCTCGCCGACGAGCCGACAGGCAACGTCAACGTCGCGACCGGCCGCCGCATCATGGCGCTGCTCGCCGACGCCCTCCGCGACGCCGGCAGCGCCATGCTCCTCGTCACGCACAACGCCGAGGACGCCGCCCGCGCCCACCGCGTCGTCTTCATGCGCGACGGCCTGCTCCTGCACGACGCCGCCCTCGCGGGCCCCGCCGTCACCTCGGCCGCCGTCCACGATCGGCTGAAAGAGCTCGGCATCTGA
- a CDS encoding carbohydrate binding domain-containing protein — protein MGKANSGNLRAPRPARAGRHRRERHEVGSARAGRRQLRLGGPTGGELSVGPASEREGAAACVSGRTETSHGLRQEALVEPLAAGGPFTFSSWIRVGGAGGQTVNAALTITEEGQALRDLSLATIVAADGRWIELAGNFGLGFNAAPVTIELKLYGPSADVELCAADVKIQPLSAR, from the coding sequence ATGGGCAAGGCCAATTCGGGTAACCTGCGCGCCCCTCGCCCGGCCCGGGCGGGGCGTCACCGCAGAGAACGCCATGAAGTGGGGTCCGCTCGCGCCGGCCGCCGACAGCTACGTCTGGGCGGACCGACGGGCGGAGAGCTCAGCGTGGGCCCCGCCAGCGAGCGCGAAGGCGCTGCAGCCTGCGTGAGCGGACGGACCGAGACGAGCCACGGGCTCCGCCAGGAAGCGCTGGTCGAGCCGCTCGCCGCAGGGGGCCCGTTCACGTTCTCCAGCTGGATACGCGTGGGCGGCGCCGGCGGCCAGACCGTCAATGCCGCCCTGACGATCACCGAGGAAGGGCAAGCGCTGCGAGACCTCTCGCTCGCCACCATCGTGGCCGCCGACGGGCGCTGGATCGAGCTCGCGGGGAACTTCGGCCTCGGCTTCAACGCGGCGCCCGTCACCATCGAGCTCAAGCTCTACGGACCATCGGCGGACGTGGAGCTGTGCGCGGCCGACGTGAAGATCCAGCCCCTGTCTGCGCGCTGA